The genomic stretch GTGCTCGGGACCCTTCCAGGATGGTTGAGCTTTTACGGAATCAGGAGATGCCTTGGAAAGGACCATGAGAATGCCCTGAGGGACTCTGAAAGTGAGGCAATTGATGTGGCCTTAGGGGAGCTTAGAAACGCTATAAGGGATAGGGGAGAGTGGGCGAGGAGAGCGCTTAGGATGATCGCTGCATATGGTGCGAGATGGTCAGATTTAGATGTAGGAGTCTCCGATAGTACTTTAAGCGATTTTCTGAAGAGGCTCAAGAAGCTCTATATAATATCGGAGGAATCTGGGACTTATATAGTGCCGGATCCCATCTATAGGAAGGCTGCAATGAGGCTCTGAGAATCCCCATATATTTTTCAATTGAAGAACTCTCTTCAATCACTATCTCTCGGTCTTCAGGAATCTCGGAGTCGATGAACTCCAAACTGAACTGAGGGACTTAAGGCCTCTTAGGGATATATGGATGCATCGAACTCCCCACATTCAGGTACTCCGCACGCTTTGCAATAAGTCAACGTCCTTCAGGATGGGGATTTTACGATATAGTCCTTCGGAACATCTCAGGAACTGAATCTATTGAGAGAGGATCACCTTTAGTCTCTCCACGAACATTTTGACATCATTTACAGCTAGTCTGACATCCCTAGCCGGCATCCAGTTCTCATAGGAGTTCTGATGTAAGTTGTTCGCTCTCCCCCATAAGTGCCTCAGTTCGATCTCCCCGAGCTTTTCAGCTAGCTCATCCACGTACTCCCATAGGCTAGCATGACTCCTTATCTCCTTCCCCTCTCTCGCAGCTAATGCTTTGACTATCTGAGCGGCAGCTCCCCAGGCTTTCTCGGAAGCCTGAGCGTAATCCCCCTTAGCCAGGAGATCCTCCGCTTCCCTCATG from Candidatus Korarchaeum sp. encodes the following:
- a CDS encoding PaREP1 family protein, with translation MIVLPKKIERKLKEEAERTGVSEEELVLEALSKALNEPLDPEARLEVHSKLSEKYMREAEDLLAKGDYAQASEKAWGAAAQIVKALAAREGKEIRSHASLWEYVDELAEKLGEIELRHLWGRANNLHQNSYENWMPARDVRLAVNDVKMFVERLKVILSQ